From Trichoplusia ni isolate ovarian cell line Hi5 chromosome 8, tn1, whole genome shotgun sequence, one genomic window encodes:
- the LOC113496404 gene encoding uncharacterized protein LOC113496404 encodes MSSVQFGILHSFDHNTQTWKTYKGRIAQYFLANDINKNSDPTGDKRKAILLSALTEGTYKLVTDLVLPKDVVDVPYEDLLTRLDDHFTPKSVGFGERHNFYAATQQAGETHSQWAARLRGLTAKCNFLNVEEALRDKFIMGLQPGREKEKLYTKDLTDLTLAKVVEMAENLSCARAAAVASAGAAASAVAPSTPDQLFKIANVGKSGSVAKVKCGVCGYTNHKSADCRFANYVCKKCHVKGHLRKMCTKVNYVQVDGGDEGEDDDDVYAN; translated from the exons ATGTCTAGTGTTCAATTCGGGATTTTACATAGTTTTGACCACAATACGCAGACGTGGAAAACGTACAAAGGTCGCATTGCTCAATATTTTTTGGCCAATGATATCAACAAGAATTCTGATCCGACAGGCGATAAGAGGAAAGCCATCCTCCTCAGCGCACTCACAGAGGGTACCTACAAATTGGTAACGGATTTGGTACTCCCAAAAGATGTGGTAGATGTGCCCTACGAAGACTTGTTAACACGACTGGACGACCATTTTACCCCGAAAAGCGTGGGGTTTGGCGAGCGTCACAACTTTTACGCGGCCACTCAACAAGCAGGCGAAACTCACTCGCAGTGGGCAGCGAGACTACGAGGCCTTACGGCAAAGTGCAACTTTCTCAACGTGGAAGAGGCGCTCCGTGACAAGTTTATCATGGGGTTGCAGCCAGGACGTGAAAAAGAGAAGCTGTACACGAAGGACCTCACCGATCTCACCTTGGCCAAGGTCGTGGAGATGGCAGAGAACCTGAGCtgcgcgcgcgctgccgccgTGGCCAGCGCAGGCGCCGCGGCTAGCGCAGTCGCGCCGTCTACGCCGGACCAGCTTTTCAAGATTGCAAATGTTGGAAAAAGTGGTAGTGTAGCGAAAGTGAAATGTGGCGTGTGTGGTTATACGAATCACAAATCGGCAGACTGTAGGTTCGCAAATTATGTGTGTAAAAAGTGTCACGTAAAAGGCCACTTGCGTAAAATGTGCACTAAAGTGAATTACGTACAGGTGGATGGCGGTGACGAGGGTGAGGATGACGATGACG TGTATGCAAACTAA